ATCTAGTGTTGTCAGGTAATGGCAAGTAATCAAGCCGACCAGATAAACAGAAAGAATACACTAGCACTCTATAAGCTGAAATATTGAATGAGTGTATGAGTTATCCAGTGGCTTTTTATCTATGAAATGGAGGCTGCAGTACTAATTTAACCTGATCACAGTATCAAACTACAGGGTCATTAGAagtaataaaagtaaaaccaGAGAACGTACCTTGACatatttattctaaaaaaGATTGCAATATATGGCAGATACAATGCAATATAAAAGCTGTTATTTGTTACCTTGATCACATTCCTGTGATACAGGTGAGATAGAGCATTGATCTCACTATTATACTGCTTTTCAAGTTTTGCAGCCATCTTCCCATTGTCGTCATCATCAGGTTGCCGAATAAATTTAATAGCAACCGGTTTATCATCATAGAGACCTTTGTACAGTCGGCTATATGCCCCACAAGCAAATCTGTGCCCAACGAGCAGTTTGGATGGATCGAGTGTCCAATCAACTGTAGTTTGAACTGCCTGAGCCATGCTAACCCCATGGTTTCTCCGAGCATCAGTAGGATCCACCGCACTAACTCTTCTCCTTCCACCATTGTCAAAATATCGCTTTGTCCATGAGCTATCCTTTACAGATTTGTGCTTATCAGAGGCCACTGGACTTGAACACAGATCAGGGCTTTGGCTAATATCAGACACTTGTCTACCAAACGATTTGCCATAGATGTTTCTTTCAGATCCTCTATGCTTTGGGGGAGGGCTTGTAAACCTCCTGCTACTTGCTCTTGCTTCTCTGAACACATCAGAAGGCACTACACTTGGAAGAGGTGACTTTGACCTCTGCTTGTGCTGAGATCCATCAGCCTTCTTGAGACTATAATCCCGGTTCGGGTGTGCCTTGTTTAAGTAGCTGAGTAGCATCGCAGAGCTTGGGCTCTTGACCAGACTCTTTGCCTTCAGGCCCTTCGAATTAACAGAGTTCACGGGAGGGCTTGAAGGAATATCGAAATCTGCCTTCTGCTTGTTGGCCTTATTCTTATCAAGCTGAAGCGAGGAGCGGGCTGTTGGCAAGCTCACAGAGTGCTTGAATGCAGCCTCTGCATCCTCGTCCCGGTTAACAGGCATCGACACAGACTTTCCCATACTTACAAATCTCTGCAGTTTCTGCTCCACATCCCTGCCAAGGGGAGCAATAGGTGACCAGTGGTGATCCAACCTAGTGTACACAGTGTGGGAGAACTTGGCTCTCCTCAGCCATGAATTCTCTTTCTCCATTCTGGCAAATACGAAAGCAAAGAGAAGCTATCTCACAGGTGATCAAATTCCAACTTTGGATGCCTGGATTAGCAGAAACCACATATTGAAGTAGAATTCCGCGAAGGAGAAAAGGAATCTGTCAGAGGAAACGCCTCCAAGAGACCTAAGGCCAGGAATTGCTGTGATTCCTTGGCCCATCTGAAGTTGAAttctcacaagtcacaacagCTTGCTTATATGATGGCTGAACTACAAGAATCTATGGTTTGTGTAAATATCGAAAATTGGAACTTTAGAACTTGTCGAGGTCGATGAAGAACAAGCAATTGGATAGGCTACTCAAGAATCCTGAAAGATAAACAGAATAGGGTGAGCAACATGCAGTATTGTATTGGCAATTATTGGTCATAGAATATTTTTGGTTCAATGGACAGAGCCAAAAcgagtattaattattattagacTGAAATGTTAGACAAACATATTTGCAATATACTAATAAAGACTTGACTTTTTGTTAGCAGCGTTGGAGAACAACTCGCATGAACAGTGTTACTGTTAACACGCTGGTTTTGACAAATTGAAGCGTCACAACAATGGCAGGATTATGACCAGATCGAGCAGGAAACATGGAAACAACAGTTGGATTAGCCTGACTGATTGGTATACTACACATATATCAatctttttcaataaaaatccGATAGTTCTTGCACGAAATCTTTGAACAGAACCAGAGAAAGACATCTCTTCTTTTGCTACAATTAGCAAAACAGACCTACCTAGATTACGACTTCTCctaacaaaacccaaaaaaaaaactactgttCATCTATTCAAAAATCAACATCCAActcctaaaattttcaacataaCAGCagcagggagagggagaccaaaaaaataaaaaacaatccaAAGGATGAACCTGATGAGAACCTGGAACAGATTAGCACACTGATGGCATCAACACCTGAGGCGTACATATGAACACAAAACCAATCTACAACATAAAGGTCGATGCTTTAGCTctaaccaacaaaaaaaatcgcaACCAAACGACAAACCATCCTCTAAAAAACTTGCCTTTTTCAACAGAAATCgatctgaaaaagaaaaacgcaACGCATAACACCAACCCATCCCGCAGAAAAGTCGAACAAGAAAACAAgaaggagatcaatctccgcAGCAAAAGCAAGAAGAAACGAACCTCCCAGAGACCGCTGCCGGTTGAATCGGGCAGAGAAGAGAAGGCGCACGGGAGCCGGATCAAAATGCCAACTTCTCTACCCCCgaaaggaacaaaaaaaaatcccgaGTAGCCGATGAAGCCGAAGTGAAtcgagaaggaggaggagaagacggGAGAGATGCAGCTGGTATCGGATCGAGATGGCATTGAAGGCTGCCACCGGAAAGAGGGCCCGTGCTACACCCTGGAAACGCGGCCGTGCTCCGGTGGCATcggtctcctcccctcccctcccctctctgcgCCGCAGCCCAACCTCCtgccctgctgctgctgctgctgctgctctctctctctctctctgttcaCTGCAGCATTGGAGGGTTTGGTTCAGAATAAGGATAGCTACAGGGGGTGGCGAAAATTCTGGCAGTAACAGAAAGGTAGAATTTTTTGGGGGAAACTGCGGATTTTTCTTGCCTTCTCCTCACGGGGTACGAAACCACCATACGTCTGCACACATtggaaggtggtggtggtgatgctACTACAGATGTGAACAGGTGCCTGAAAATATTCAGGTCAGAGATAAGGGCGTGGATGGAAATGCAGATAAATTCAGGGGTGTGAAGAAGTGATGAATCGGTTTGAGGTTGAGGAGGAAGAAGTCAATGcagaaggggagaggggaagaggggtTGTGGTGGAGTGTGGGGCTGGGGCTGGTAGCATAGCATGCAGGCAGAGGTGGAGAGAGGGACAGCAGAATTGAGAATGTCAGCTTTGCACAAAAAAGTggttagggtttttttaaGCCTACATGACcctctccttttccttctttttcttcgttCTTTTCTTCCATTATTGGTGCTTGGGATCCTCCATGGCTAGGTTTTCATGTatcactttcttttttttcttttttcaactATGAGCATGCATAAATGAGTTGCGGCATCAACCGATAGGCTCATCATTAGGcttatattaatcataaattgaACGACTTATttacgattaaaaaaattatacataaaatttatatatgtgttcttagcaagactgaaaaataaagtatgataaaaaaaaacctcaaaatcaactcaaaaacTAAGCTTTTGGATTCAACTTTTGGCTTATATGCATTAGAATAAGTGAACAGATAAGGCCGTGAGTTTTTCTTTCTAGTAAAATTGTTGTTCTCTTCTGTATAGGATTGTATATGATGGTGAAATGTAAAATTCTCTCCCCTCTACttctctaatattttttagtcgTTTGATTTATGTAACATAAGAATAATAATGTTATCAAAGTggataatcataaaaattgtTGAACTATTTCTATAGATCGTGGCACTAATGGGGCTATATACACAAAGATAcctgatttttaaaatacaccCTAAACATTGCATTAACTCTTCCATGACTAGTGTGATGATATCATGTGAGCCCATGGGCCAAAGAAGACATAAGCGTGCTAGGATATCGACGATATCGATAAAGAGGATTCAGGTCAAATAGGACACGGAAGCAACAAGTAAACAACCATACATGGTGACATAAAGATAGAGCCGTAGTAAAGATCCTAGTTGTGCCCTTCATGGGGgtgaaaataacaaactaaTCAAGGATATGTTTGGAATGAAGAAAACACAAAGGATCTTGAACGTATAGTATTCTCACAATTCCATCATCCAAAACATATGATTGATGAATGCTATTCATAAGGAAAGGTTTTGAAGCATAGAAGACCTATATGTAACTAAAGGAAAATTCCATTGCTTGTGTATCAGGTTTTAATGTTTTAATACTCATGTTTTATCGTTACTATAtagtctaaaaataaaagaagaacAATATCTACCGATCATGTTCTAGGACATATGCTAGATAGGCGAAAATGATTTATGAGTGTCAAATATGAGTTTATGCATGGAGAGGGTAGTGATTTCTCGATTAGTTGTCTTCGATGGTGAGGGAGATTCATTCTCCCACTGGGTTCATCTTGTTATCATCATTAATGCATTTATGTAACACAAAGTAACGCTATCACACAGAGACAACAACAtaatctattaatattttCGAAACCATAGAAAAGGGAAAACCATTGAACTATGAAATTGATAATCAGATGCACAAAATACCTTATTTTGAAGAGGAATTACTCGTCAATGTCCACTACTTGAAATAGGTTCTTAAGCTCACATGTATCAATATAGTAATGtctcttccccttcccctcctggCTCGGCCTTATATCTTCC
This is a stretch of genomic DNA from Oryza brachyantha chromosome 1, ObraRS2, whole genome shotgun sequence. It encodes these proteins:
- the LOC102705015 gene encoding serine/threonine/tyrosine-protein kinase HT1-like, coding for MEKENSWLRRAKFSHTVYTRLDHHWSPIAPLGRDVEQKLQRFVSMGKSVSMPVNRDEDAEAAFKHSVSLPTARSSLQLDKNKANKQKADFDIPSSPPVNSVNSKGLKAKSLVKSPSSAMLLSYLNKAHPNRDYSLKKADGSQHKQRSKSPLPSVVPSDVFREARASSRRFTSPPPKHRGSERNIYGKSFGRQVSDISQSPDLCSSPVASDKHKSVKDSSWTKRYFDNGGRRRVSAVDPTDARRNHGVSMAQAVQTTVDWTLDPSKLLVGHRFACGAYSRLYKGLYDDKPVAIKFIRQPDDDDNGKMAAKLEKQYNSEINALSHLYHRNVIKLVAFYKCLPVFYIITEFLPGGSLRSYLNSTEHHPIPLEKIISIALDVARGLEYIHSQGVVHRDIKPENILFDENFCVKIADFGIACEEALCDVLVEDEGTYRWMAPEMIKRKAYNRKVDVYSFGLLLWEMVSGRIPFDDLTPLQAAYAVATRHARPVIPPECPMALRPLIEQCCALQPEKRPDFWQIVKILEEFHSVLLQGGCLDSLKNSTCQDQKKRLLHWIQKLKPSHST